One Deltaproteobacteria bacterium DNA window includes the following coding sequences:
- the dnaE gene encoding DNA polymerase III subunit alpha yields MSSFAHLHLHSQYSLLDGAIRLKDLFPRVKEYGMNAVALTDHGNMFGAVDFYKEAKKQGVKPIFGCEVYIADGEMKEKTSRRSYHFVLLAKNEEGYRNLTHLVSMGYLEGFYYNPRIDKALLRKHAAGLVGLSACLGGEVAQTLLNRGSDAAAETIREYQSIFEPESFFLEVQPNGLAEQEQVNEDLIKLAHRMNVRLVATNDCHYVDRKDARAHDCLMCIQTGKLVSDENRLKHDVDEYYLKPPEEMERAFSRIPEALECAAAIAELCNVKLELGKTYLPRFQPPGGGDPEGYLRTLAFEGLARRFAEMRDRGQTPDEQTYRERLELELDVIQRMGFSSYFLIVWDFIRFAKEKGVPVGPGRGSGAGSLAAYSLRITDLDPLPYNLLFERFLNPERVSMPDFDVDFCKNRRGEVIRYVTEKYGRDNVGQIVTMHQLKARGVTRDVARVLGISYAEADQVAKLIPEPIAGKHVSIPEALAQEPRLKELAAANPKVAELLEIASALEGLNRHAGTHAAGIVIGERPLWEYVPCFRGQEGELVTQFAMKEVEEAGLVKFDFLGLKTLTILDDAVRMINRDGAVLDLQRVPLDDRATYEMIGAGNTTGVFQLESSGFKELLKKLQPDCFEDIVAAVALYRPGPLEGGMVDDFIKRKHGQTAVTYLHPWLEPLLKETYGVIVYQEQVMQIASTLAGFSLGQADLLRRAMGKKKPEEMAKQKEIFLRGAAEKEVSAQIAEQVFDLMEVFAGYGFNKSHSAAYALISYQTAYLKCHFPAEFMAAVLTAEKDDLDGLTKYIAETRAMGIQVLRPDVNESLADFSVLAQDGVPYIRFGMGAVRNVGGQAVEAIVEARRERPFDGLFDCCERVDARRANKRVMEALIKSGAFDDIAAARKVGRAQLMGALDAAQERALSAQKDRESGQTSLFGLLGGGSAAPASVKAASAEEYPNLPEWEPRQRLAFEKESLGFYVSGHPLDRYAEDLRRHASTTVGELDKLPDRTELSVGGLVTEYRERPLKSGKGRMAFFMLEDQGGQVEVVVFSKPFEEHESVLKCGEPILVQGRLAHEGEEESKVQRLHLKSAVTLADLRKQKTTQVHLHLRSDIAQETQIEQLKQILLAHVGECRTYVHVAIPDRSATRLVLSERYSVAPTDELLFKLERLFGERVAVLK; encoded by the coding sequence ATGTCTTCCTTCGCCCACCTGCATCTGCACAGCCAGTACAGCCTGCTGGACGGAGCGATCCGGCTGAAGGACCTCTTTCCGCGGGTGAAAGAGTACGGCATGAACGCGGTCGCGCTCACCGACCACGGCAACATGTTCGGCGCCGTGGACTTCTACAAGGAGGCGAAGAAGCAGGGGGTCAAACCGATCTTCGGCTGCGAGGTCTACATCGCCGACGGGGAGATGAAGGAGAAGACCAGCCGGCGGAGCTATCACTTCGTGCTCCTCGCGAAGAACGAGGAGGGGTACCGGAACCTGACCCACCTGGTCAGTATGGGGTACCTCGAGGGCTTCTACTACAACCCGCGCATCGACAAGGCGCTCTTGCGCAAGCACGCGGCGGGGCTCGTCGGGCTCTCGGCCTGCCTCGGGGGAGAGGTGGCGCAGACCCTGCTCAACCGCGGGAGCGACGCGGCGGCGGAGACCATCCGCGAGTACCAGTCGATCTTCGAGCCGGAGAGCTTCTTCCTCGAGGTGCAGCCGAACGGCCTCGCGGAGCAGGAGCAGGTCAACGAGGACCTGATCAAGCTCGCGCACCGGATGAACGTTCGCTTGGTGGCCACGAACGACTGCCACTACGTGGACCGCAAGGACGCCCGGGCGCACGACTGCCTGATGTGCATCCAGACCGGCAAGCTGGTCTCCGACGAGAACCGGCTGAAGCACGACGTGGACGAGTACTACCTCAAGCCCCCCGAGGAGATGGAACGCGCGTTCAGCCGGATCCCCGAGGCCCTCGAGTGCGCGGCGGCGATCGCGGAGCTGTGCAACGTGAAGCTCGAGCTCGGCAAGACCTATCTGCCGCGCTTTCAGCCGCCGGGAGGAGGCGACCCCGAGGGCTATCTGCGAACGCTGGCCTTCGAAGGGCTCGCCCGACGATTCGCAGAGATGCGGGACCGGGGGCAGACCCCCGACGAGCAGACCTACCGGGAACGGCTCGAGCTCGAGCTGGACGTGATCCAGCGGATGGGCTTCTCCAGCTACTTCCTCATCGTCTGGGACTTCATCCGCTTCGCCAAGGAGAAGGGGGTCCCGGTGGGGCCGGGCCGGGGCAGCGGCGCGGGCTCCCTCGCCGCCTACTCGCTCCGCATCACGGACCTCGACCCGCTCCCCTATAACCTCCTCTTCGAGCGCTTCCTGAACCCGGAGCGGGTGAGCATGCCCGACTTCGACGTCGACTTCTGCAAGAACCGCCGCGGGGAGGTGATCCGCTACGTCACGGAGAAGTACGGCCGCGACAATGTGGGCCAGATCGTGACCATGCATCAGCTCAAGGCGCGCGGCGTGACCCGCGACGTGGCGCGGGTCCTCGGGATCAGCTACGCCGAAGCGGACCAGGTGGCCAAGCTCATCCCCGAGCCCATCGCCGGCAAGCACGTGAGCATTCCCGAGGCGCTCGCTCAAGAGCCGCGCCTGAAGGAGCTGGCCGCGGCGAACCCGAAGGTGGCCGAGCTGCTCGAGATCGCCAGCGCCCTCGAGGGGCTGAACCGGCACGCGGGGACCCACGCGGCCGGGATCGTGATCGGGGAGCGACCTCTCTGGGAGTACGTGCCGTGCTTTCGCGGGCAGGAGGGCGAGCTGGTGACCCAGTTCGCGATGAAGGAGGTGGAGGAGGCCGGCCTCGTCAAGTTCGACTTCCTCGGCCTGAAGACGCTCACCATCCTCGACGACGCGGTCCGGATGATCAACCGCGACGGCGCCGTGCTGGACCTCCAGCGCGTTCCGCTCGACGACCGGGCGACCTACGAGATGATCGGCGCGGGGAACACCACGGGGGTGTTCCAGCTCGAATCCTCGGGCTTCAAGGAGCTCTTGAAGAAGCTGCAGCCCGATTGCTTCGAGGACATCGTGGCGGCGGTGGCGCTCTACCGGCCGGGACCGCTCGAGGGCGGCATGGTGGACGACTTCATCAAGCGCAAGCACGGGCAGACGGCCGTCACCTACCTGCACCCATGGCTCGAGCCTCTGCTGAAGGAGACCTACGGGGTCATCGTCTATCAGGAGCAGGTGATGCAGATCGCCTCGACGCTGGCGGGGTTCAGCCTCGGCCAGGCCGACCTGCTCCGGCGCGCGATGGGCAAGAAGAAGCCCGAAGAGATGGCCAAGCAGAAGGAGATCTTCCTGCGCGGCGCGGCGGAGAAAGAGGTGAGCGCCCAGATCGCCGAGCAGGTCTTCGACCTGATGGAGGTCTTCGCCGGGTACGGCTTCAACAAGTCGCACAGCGCGGCGTACGCGCTCATCTCGTACCAGACGGCGTACCTGAAGTGCCACTTTCCGGCGGAGTTCATGGCGGCGGTGCTCACCGCCGAAAAAGACGACCTCGACGGCCTGACCAAGTACATCGCCGAGACGCGCGCCATGGGGATCCAGGTGTTGCGCCCGGACGTGAACGAGTCGCTCGCCGATTTCTCGGTGCTGGCGCAGGACGGAGTGCCGTACATCCGGTTCGGCATGGGGGCGGTGCGCAACGTGGGGGGACAGGCGGTGGAAGCGATCGTCGAGGCTCGGCGCGAACGGCCGTTCGACGGGCTCTTCGACTGCTGCGAGCGCGTGGATGCGCGACGCGCGAACAAGCGCGTGATGGAGGCGCTCATCAAGAGCGGGGCCTTCGACGACATCGCGGCGGCGCGCAAGGTGGGGCGCGCGCAGCTCATGGGGGCCCTGGATGCGGCGCAGGAACGTGCGCTCTCGGCCCAGAAGGACCGGGAGTCGGGGCAGACGAGTCTCTTCGGGCTCCTCGGCGGAGGGAGCGCGGCGCCGGCCAGCGTCAAGGCGGCGAGCGCGGAGGAGTATCCGAATCTGCCCGAGTGGGAGCCGCGCCAGCGGCTGGCCTTCGAGAAGGAGAGCCTGGGCTTCTACGTCAGCGGTCACCCGCTCGATCGGTACGCGGAGGACCTGCGGCGGCACGCGTCGACGACCGTCGGCGAGCTCGACAAGCTGCCGGACCGCACCGAGCTCAGCGTGGGTGGTCTGGTGACCGAGTACCGGGAGCGCCCGCTCAAGAGCGGCAAGGGGCGCATGGCGTTCTTCATGCTCGAGGACCAGGGCGGTCAGGTGGAGGTGGTCGTCTTCTCCAAGCCCTTCGAGGAGCACGAGAGCGTGCTGAAGTGCGGCGAGCCGATCCTGGTGCAGGGACGGCTGGCCCACGAAGGGGAGGAGGAGAGCAAGGTCCAGCGCCTGCACCTGAAGTCGGCCGTGACGCTTGCAGATCTGAGAAAGCAGAAAACGACGCAGGTGCATCTGCACCTGCGAAGTGATATCGCGCAAGAGACGCAAATCGAGCAACTGAAGCAAATCTTGCTGGCGCACGTAGGGGAGTGCAGGACGTACGTTCACGTCGCGATCCCCGACCGGTCTGCGACGCGCCTCGTGCTGTCGGAGCGCTATTCGGTGGCGCCGACCGACGAGCTGCTCTTCAAGCTAGAGCGACTCTTCGGCGAGCGCGTGGCGGTGCTGAAGTAA
- a CDS encoding transglycosylase SLT domain-containing protein, which yields MRELAKQGGLALLLLTSSARAEGPAPWMLSPSRARLLLLDAVLSLERTIQAADRALRRLTLAEQLNPLGDSPAGPPGSTLAPPGSAPRRTGPEAFRETQHGPFDDLILAAALRFEIDPFLLKGLIANESKLEPVGSGKRQYAQHAEGRVLVAGGAIGIAQFTGGGIRAVNSLRGIRARRSRTVPLRFDGEQARVPCQAIPAAAEFLSFLVRRYGRDGGITAYNTGLGGGYAVRRMGFWKARRAGMLDRRGIYLLQGHRFLLNVLRRTNQYRVRAGLSPLPLPVDTELPRSRAPRVAQRELGPSSLRTIPFTARLLQHRHALAEESL from the coding sequence ATGCGGGAACTGGCGAAACAAGGGGGACTGGCGCTGTTGCTGCTGACCTCCTCTGCGCGCGCAGAGGGCCCCGCCCCGTGGATGCTGTCGCCTTCCCGCGCCCGGCTGCTGCTCCTCGACGCGGTGCTTTCCCTCGAACGAACGATCCAGGCCGCAGACCGAGCCCTCCGCCGGCTGACGCTCGCGGAGCAGCTCAATCCGCTCGGGGACAGCCCGGCCGGACCACCAGGGTCCACGCTCGCCCCCCCCGGCAGCGCGCCCCGGCGGACAGGCCCCGAGGCCTTCCGCGAAACCCAGCACGGGCCCTTCGACGACCTCATCCTCGCCGCCGCCCTCCGGTTCGAGATCGATCCTTTTCTCCTGAAGGGCCTCATCGCCAACGAATCCAAGCTGGAGCCCGTCGGGTCGGGCAAGCGGCAGTACGCGCAGCATGCCGAAGGCCGCGTACTCGTGGCCGGCGGCGCGATCGGCATCGCCCAGTTCACCGGCGGCGGCATTCGCGCCGTCAACAGCCTGCGCGGCATCCGGGCGCGCCGGTCCAGGACGGTACCCCTGCGCTTCGACGGCGAGCAGGCGCGGGTCCCCTGTCAGGCCATCCCCGCCGCGGCGGAGTTCCTCTCCTTCCTGGTGCGCCGGTATGGCCGCGACGGCGGTATCACCGCCTACAACACCGGCCTCGGCGGCGGCTACGCGGTGCGTCGCATGGGGTTCTGGAAGGCCCGCCGCGCGGGGATGCTCGACCGTCGCGGGATCTATCTCCTCCAGGGGCACCGCTTCCTGCTGAACGTGCTGCGGCGGACGAACCAGTACCGCGTGCGCGCGGGCCTCTCGCCGCTCCCCCTCCCGGTGGACACCGAGCTCCCCCGCTCCCGTGCCCCCCGCGTGGCTCAGCGCGAGCTCGGCCCCTCGTCGCTCCGAACCATCCCCTTCACCGCCCGCTTACTTCAGCACCGCCACGCGCTCGCCGAAGAGTCGCTCTAG
- a CDS encoding YggS family pyridoxal phosphate-dependent enzyme, which yields MSPDSIATRLDEVQRRVHEACVAASRPVESVTLLAVSKGQPPEAIRAAYEAGQRDFGENYAQELAAKAEALADLPGLRWHFIGPLQRNKVKLVVGRATLVHSVDSVPLLAKIDARAGELGRPQDLLLQLNLSGEATKSGSARHHLPELLGALRAAPHVRCLGLMTLPPPVDDPEDAAPFFAELAALAPLVRPLLPSPDAPVVLSMGMSHDFPAAIRHGATLVRVGTAIFGERRPRAASEPAP from the coding sequence GTGAGCCCGGATTCCATCGCCACGCGCCTGGACGAGGTGCAGCGACGCGTGCACGAGGCCTGCGTCGCAGCGAGCCGCCCGGTGGAATCGGTGACGCTCCTCGCGGTCAGCAAGGGGCAGCCCCCCGAGGCGATCCGCGCGGCGTACGAGGCCGGACAGCGCGACTTCGGCGAGAACTACGCGCAGGAGCTCGCGGCAAAGGCGGAGGCGCTCGCCGACCTACCCGGCCTACGGTGGCACTTCATCGGCCCGCTCCAGCGCAACAAGGTCAAGCTGGTGGTGGGCCGCGCCACGCTCGTTCACAGCGTGGACAGCGTGCCCCTCTTGGCCAAGATCGACGCGCGTGCCGGCGAGCTCGGGCGCCCGCAGGACCTCCTGCTGCAGCTCAACCTGAGCGGCGAGGCCACCAAGTCGGGGTCGGCGCGCCACCATCTCCCCGAGCTCCTGGGCGCCCTCCGGGCAGCGCCGCACGTGCGATGCCTCGGACTCATGACCTTGCCCCCGCCGGTGGACGACCCGGAGGACGCCGCCCCCTTCTTCGCCGAGCTCGCCGCCCTCGCGCCTCTCGTCCGTCCCCTCCTCCCGTCGCCCGACGCGCCGGTCGTGCTCTCGATGGGCATGAGTCACGACTTCCCGGCGGCCATCCGGCACGGCGCGACGCTCGTACGGGTGGGCACGGCCATCTTTGGCGAGAGGCGGCCGCGGGCAGCTAGCGAGCCGGCGCCCTGA
- the maf gene encoding septum formation protein Maf has protein sequence MSCDDGSSSSLILASASPRRRELLAASGLTFEVCPSQVPEVQLPDESPEAFVRRLAAAKAREVATSYRARGDLRPVLGADTVVVIDGTTLGKAATVEEAREMLATLSGRVHRVVTGVCVLSATGTEEVQAVATEVEFKTLTAREIATYLRTDDWQDKAGAYAIQDRAAYMVRTIRGSYTNVVGLPLCEALEALGRAGVGALAAG, from the coding sequence GTGAGCTGCGACGACGGCTCGTCGAGCTCGCTCATCCTGGCGTCGGCGTCTCCCCGTCGACGGGAACTTCTCGCCGCCTCCGGTCTCACCTTCGAGGTCTGCCCGAGTCAGGTCCCCGAGGTGCAGCTCCCGGACGAGAGCCCCGAGGCCTTCGTGCGGCGGCTTGCCGCGGCCAAGGCGCGCGAGGTGGCCACGAGCTATCGCGCCCGGGGAGACCTGCGCCCCGTCCTGGGTGCAGACACCGTAGTGGTGATCGACGGCACCACTCTCGGGAAGGCGGCCACTGTCGAGGAGGCCCGCGAGATGCTCGCGACGCTTTCCGGGCGGGTACATCGCGTGGTCACGGGGGTCTGCGTCCTCTCGGCAACTGGCACGGAGGAGGTGCAGGCCGTGGCGACCGAGGTCGAGTTCAAGACGCTCACCGCGCGCGAGATCGCCACCTACCTCCGCACCGACGACTGGCAGGACAAGGCGGGGGCCTACGCCATTCAGGATCGGGCGGCCTACATGGTGCGCACCATTCGTGGCTCCTACACCAACGTGGTCGGCCTCCCCCTCTGCGAGGCGCTCGAGGCCCTCGGTCGCGCCGGCGTGGGCGCCCTCGCGGCGGGGTAA